TAGACGTGATTATGGCTCAGCTAACCATCGAGCGTATCCGGGTGCGTGAGGTTTTTCTCCCCCCAGATTACCACTTCGTCGCTACGAAGAAGGCGCGGTCGGTGGTGGCGTGTGGCGGGCGCAGGGTGTAGGCATGGAACGCGCGGGCGTAGTCGAAACCAGCGTTCCGTAACATGGTGTGCAGCTCATCCAGCCCGTACGCCCGCTGGCGATGCACCTCCATAAAGTGCTGGACGACCTCTCCCGCTTCGTTGCGCAGCCAGAATTCCATTTCCACCGTGCAGATTCTGGTCTCCTCGTCATAGCGGCTCTTCCATCGGTACAGCAGGCGGCGGCGCGAACCGAGGTTGTCCTGATCAAAAAGCCCTTCGCGCAGGGCGTACTCGGTGTTGACATCGAAGATGAACGCTCCACCAGACCGCAAATGCGCGTAGACCCTTCGGAACGCCTCCTGCAGCTTTTCGGGGGAGAGGATATAGTTCAGGCTGTCGAACAGGCTCAGCACGAGGTCAAACTGTGTGGGCAGTTGCAGTTGCGCCGCGTCCTGCACCTCGTAGTGGACGTCCAGCCCTGCCTGCTGCGCCTTGCGCTTCGCCTCGGCAATCATGGGTGCGGAGATGTCCACCCCCCACACTTCGTAGCCCATCTTCGCCAGCCGCATCGCCACATTGCCCGTGCCACAGGCGAGATCCAGAATGCTCTCCACCCGCAGGCGGTAGCGTTCGATGAGCTCCTGCACATACCGCACCCAGAAGTCGTAGGGCACATTGTGCATCAGCTCATCGTAGTATGGGGCAATGAGCGTGAAAGCAGCGTCGGACATCTCCTTGTTTTGTCTGGTTGGCATCCCTTCTACCGTTCACGCACGATTAGTGTACCATATCCTTCCACCTGCGCACTGTTCGTGCTTGCGCCAGCTGGAGCGTTAATGCCTCAATATCTCCACTAGGGGATCCTCGATTCACCACAGAGGGCATCGAGAAGGGAGCCCCTCTGTGAAATCCGTCTCCTCTGTGGTGAAGTCCTTGAAATTCCGCACTTTCGGCAAGGCTAACACACAGGATTCCCCCTGCGCACAGGGAAAACAGAAGCCAATACGGCTGCAAGAAGAGAGGAGGTATGGAAATGGCACAGACTGCACCACGCCGGCTTCCAGCCGCCAGCCCACAAAAACTGCCTCGCTGGCGCGGGTTTAACCTGCTCAACAAGTTCCATCTTGACTGGAACAACCGCCCGTTTGAGGAGAAAGATTTT
This region of Bacillota bacterium genomic DNA includes:
- a CDS encoding methyltransferase domain-containing protein, translating into MPTRQNKEMSDAAFTLIAPYYDELMHNVPYDFWVRYVQELIERYRLRVESILDLACGTGNVAMRLAKMGYEVWGVDISAPMIAEAKRKAQQAGLDVHYEVQDAAQLQLPTQFDLVLSLFDSLNYILSPEKLQEAFRRVYAHLRSGGAFIFDVNTEYALREGLFDQDNLGSRRRLLYRWKSRYDEETRICTVEMEFWLRNEAGEVVQHFMEVHRQRAYGLDELHTMLRNAGFDYARAFHAYTLRPPHATTDRAFFVATKW